The Borreliella garinii region ACTGGTTGGATCAGCTATTACTTATTTCAAAAGGTATGCTTTTAGTTGTCATCTTCACATAAGAAGTGAAGTGGATACTGATGCAGTGCCTATTTATAATAATTATGAAAACAGAAATTCTATGCCTAGCAAGCAAGTTAGTGTTAGTCAAAAACAAGAACAAAAACAAGAGATTAGTCAAATTCAAAAAAAATAACAACACTATTCAAAACCAGAAAAGAGATATTAATCGAGAACAAAAAAAAGATAGGCTTTATTATTACGGTGTTTTTAAAGAAGCGTTGTCTAATGTAAAAAATTGGGTTAAATAGCCCTACAACAAAAGATAATATAAACTCAATTATTCAAAAAATAAGCTTTATTCAGAATATAAATCCCAATAATATTGATGATATCAAGAAAATTGGAGCTAATTTAATCTTCTATTTTGAGGAAAATAGTGGTTTCAAGAGTATAAAGTATTGGGCGGAGCTTATAAAAGACTATTTCAAGAAAAATAATGGATTAAATGATTTAAAAGATTTTGAAAAGTTTATGTCGTTTAAGCAACCTATTTATGGTGCTAGCTTGCCAATATTCTTTGGTGTCTTAAAAAAAGACAAACAATTTGATTATATATTTGCAGCTTAGCAATACACCTAAATAGCAAAGCCCCCACAATAAGGGGGCTGTTATTACGGAAGAATATCACACAAACTACTTGCTTGTTCTAGAAATCGATCTATATTTCCACCACTAAGTGCTCCTTGAACCACCTGTTTGAAAGTGTTTTCCCGTTGAGCAGCGCCCTGCTTTCCCCTACATTTATCAAGTTCAGTTTTTATGTGGTCAAGCGCTGTTTTTATTTTGGATACATCATATTGTAAAAATGTATCAAATTCCCCAGCATTAGTTAGAGCGGTTTTTAACCAATCAAGTTGTTTTTTTTGATCATCATTTAGCTTTTCTCTAAGAAGTTCTTCTGGAGATTTAGGTTTTTCTTGTGGTATTTCTTCTTTTTGTTCTAAATCACGCTTTTGTCTACTTTTTGATTGTTTGGTGGCATTTTTTTAAAGTTTCATTATCATTAGAATTACAGCCATTTAGCACAATTAAAAATAAACAAAATAATATATTTATAATTTTCATTATTACTCCCCTTTTTTATCTTTAGTACAATACATTAAGCAACAAAAAAGTTTACTCTTTTAAGTATAGATCTTATTTTGAGAAATATTGTTGGTTGTTGGGGGATTGTTTGGAAATAATAAATTATATGCTTTGAGGATTATTTATAATTTCTAGTTAGAAAACCCATTAATTATCGATGTAATAATATTTGCTATGCTAGATATAGCAATTGGAGTTATTATTATAATAATTATTAATCTGTTGCTTACATTGAGTTTTTCTAATAAAAATTTTTCATGAATTTTGAGTTTTTCGTCAAGATTTTGTTTTAAATTCTTTTCTACAGTATCAATCTTATTAGTAAGTTTACTTTTAACATTGTCTATCTTAGTATTTAAATTATTTTCTACATAATCTATCTTAACAGCAAGTTCGCTTTTTACAAAATCAATTTTAGAAACAAGATTGTCAAACTTTATCCCAAATTGTTTTTATAGACTTTCTAAATCTCTATATGTAAGCTCATTGTGATAATATCTTTTAGATAAATATTGTGCTATTAGTTGTTCCATCCCCAATCTTATAAACTCATTGTATATTTGTTCTTCAGTTATACTTGCAGTATTTGTTAGCGCTGGTTTCATAATATTTTTCCCTTACAGCCTACTATATACTATTTTAGTGGACTTTGGATATTTTTACATATAAAGTATAGGTTCTTGCAAGAACAACTTATTTGTAGTTTACATTTTTAACTTTGAATGTTGATTATAGACTTTTTTAGCTATAGGTTTTGTTTTTTAAATGTACTCTGTACTCTAAAAGTAGTTTGACATTATATTTTATTGTAGTTATTGAGTGTTCGTCTTTTAGTGTTGATAAGTTGGGATAAATATATTCTAGATAATTTGGATCATTAGCCGTTACTTTTGTTTTTGATAAAAATGTTACAAGAGACATAGCATAATCTGATATTTGTGCTTCATATTTAGCCAAAGCTCCTAGTGTTTGAATAATTGGCGGGTTTGGTTCGTCTGGTAGGCTAGCAATGGTAGTAAAACATAGCAGAAAAGTAATTAATAAGTAGTTTCTAGTTTAAGCATTTTCACCTCTTTTAAGAGTGTCTACATACTCTTTCATAATTTTATTGCGTTTTGCTTTCAATGAGGAGATAATTCTCTTACTTTTGCTAGTAGAAATAGCCTCTATTGTCTCAATATTGTATTTGAAAATGTCTTATATTTCTTCAAATATTTTTATTGATTCGGCCTTTTCCATAGCTTTTAGTGTTTCAATATATGTTTTGTAGAAAAAATCTATTACCTTACTAAAAGTATTAATGTAGTTATGATCTATGTTTGTTTCAGCTTTAGCTATATTGGTTGAGTTGGATAGCAAATTAAGCTCTAAACCAATAGTGTTATTTTGCATTATTTGCTCCTTTTTGATAAATAGGTTTTCCTTCTTTGTTGAATTTTAGATTGTTAAATATTTTTAGATTTTTTCATCAGAATTAACTAGATCAATACATTGATTGATTTTCTTATTCACTGGAGCTAATGTTTCAGATATTATTAGGGTTAATGTATTCTCAAGTCTTTCCATATTTGTTTTATAAATTAATATATAATGAAAATATAACTCATAAACTAAAAAAAATCTTTGTGCTCAATTTCATCAAATTCATCTTCAAATTTAGAAAATATATCAATAAGGGTTGATATAGATGTAAGTCCAATCTCAAGATTGTCTTTAGATAATTTCACGAATTAACCTCTTTTTTTAATATGATTATTGTCATTTCCATTTCTAAAAATCTTATCTATTACTATAGACAATATGTTTTTTAGTAGTGGCTTGGGAAGAATTAATCCTCTTAAAACTAGCACTGCTACAAAAATCATTACGGCCATAAGTTTTATTTCGTTTTAATTGATTAGAAGGTCTGTTAATAGTTGTTTTTTAATCCTCGATTTTAATTTTTACATGTATATATTATATACCAAAACTTTAATTTTTGCTAAAAAAGTTCATACTTTTAAAAGATTGGGGACGGCACTTCCTGATATATATCTTCTTTTTTGGACATACCAGCTTTTGTATAGTGAAATTATGGTAGATGCTCCATTGGGTTCCGTGTGTTCATATAGTATGGTTTTTCATATTAATCGGGTACCTTATATATATCATTTTTGTAGTAGAATACCCATGGTGTTCTGCATAAATATCAATATTAAGGTAAATGAGGTCATTGTTATTATATTTGTTAAAAACAAGAGTTACATCGTCACGGCACTCCAAATGAATATATATATATTGATTTGTTCTTGTATGCATACGGATATAGCGTATTACCATAAGTTGTGTCATTATACTGATAATCGGATTGTACTCCGAGTAATTGTTTGGGAACTGGGATTTTTTGAATACTGCTTGAATTAGGCACTATCAAAAGATTATTACTTCTAGATGGAGTAGCCGATGATATACTATTTGTAAGTTGTGATTTTATTCTGCTAAAAAGGTTAGAAAGATTAGTAAAATAATGGTTAATTAGTTTATCTGTTATTTTAGTATAAATTTTTTCTACAAAATCTGTATTGGCTGCAAGTTCTTCAGAGATTGTAGATTTTATTATATCCTTGAAATAGCCTAGCCCCTCCCCCTTAAAGGTTTGTCTTTAGTGGTTTTCAAAAAATTTTCATAAGCAATCGCGTTACTACTTGAAACTCTATCACCAAGGAGTAAAAGGTCAGTGTCTTTAACATCATTAGCCCTATTCAAATCTTTGATTTGTACTGTTTCTTCTTCATCAATTAATAATTTTTCTTGATCTACGGCCATTAAGCCCCCTTAATTTTTAAAAGTGATAATATTTTGACCATCTTTTTTATTAATTTTAAGCATTCTTCCAATATAAATAATTCTTTTTATAAACTCATAAATTGAATGATTCCAGCCTTTGGGAAGTGAATTAAACATTAAAACCTTTTTAGATACAGCGTATTCCGATTTTTTCTCTAATTAGTATCTTTTTAAGCATTTTGCCTTTTTCTACACTGGGTGAAATAAATGTGGTAAACTTTGTTTTTATTGTCCTTTTTAGAGAAACATCAATAACACCAGCCTCAGGTTCGGTAAAGCTGTAATATCTACATTTAAAAACGCCTTGAAAATCAGTCTAAACGATTCATCAGTGTCAATATGACGTAAAGCAAAAATAACACTATTAATATTGCTTGTAACGCTTTTTAAAGTTTGAGTTTTTGCATAAAAAATTGATAAGACTTGAGATATCCATATAGCAATATATCTTGATTTTATATTTTCTTTTGCATCAATAGATATGAAGTTAGAATTGAGCGCTTTAATCCCATTAAGCAGTTTTTGTGTGTATTCAGTTTCTTTAATTAGCAATTTATAAATTTGAGTATCTTGCAAAAAATTGGGTATTTCCATATATATTAAGTATCAATGTCAATAAGCAATCGATAAGTTGCATTGAAAAGCAGCATTGTATCATCAGTAATGGCAATATCTTTATTTGTTTGAAAATTGCTATCAGTAATGCTTGAAATTCTTTGAGTATCTGTATCTTTAACATAAGCTTTAATTTTCATTGACCTAATTCCTTTTACTTCGTTAACTGGAGCAAAAAAGTCTTGATATTCAAAATCAATTCCCATGTCAGAATAGTTGTTTGCAATAATCCTGGAATATATGTCTCTAATTTGAGAATCTATGTTTAATTATACATGGTTTTTAAGATCGAGTTTATACTTTACTTTCATGTAAACATATTTTCTTTTGTTGAGCGATATTTTGTAGGATTTGAGTTGCTCGGTTGAGTTGAGTCCATAAATTTCTATGTCTCCCTCAAGCACAGTGTCACCAGGAGTTGTAAGATATAATGTTTCCCAAAGTTGGGCCTTGAATTCAAAAGTGTTAATATTAGTTTTACTGCTGTCTAGTAAATCTTCTTTTAGAATTATATATATATATATTAGCTTTACCAGCTGAACTTTTGATATTAGCATGTTCTACTTCATTAAGATTAAGTAAAGCAGTGCGAACCGCACTGTAGGTTGTGCCTTTAGAAGAGATGTGTTCTTCAATAGCAGCCCAATAAGTACCACCCGGTTTCATTTTAGAAGAAAACAAATTAAGTTTATTAATTATTTCTTATTCAATCAATGCTAAAGAAGATGCAATTATGTTATAAATTTAGCTGTGATTATCATCAATACGAATGCCATAATTTACGCGCAAGTAATCCCTTTAGGATTTTACTATATCCTTAATTGTACTTTTTAGAATACCAAAATCAGAATCAAAAACAATGCTCATAAATCAAGCTCCATGTTCAAAACATCGTCCCGGGAAAAAAGGATATATGCACTTTACGGCCTTGTATTTCAATTGAGATATTGATTATATCCAAGTTAAGCTCCTTAGATATTTCATGGAAATAGTTTTTTGCGGCTTGTAGATTATTAATTTTGAGTAGTTTGATAAGTAAAAAGTAGTCTAATCCCTAATTAGGGGCATAGCTTAGACTAGTCCTTAGGGTTTTAAGAAAGAAAAACAGCTGTTGTTTTTGCTCATCAATTCCATTAATAAGCAAAACATCATTGTTATACACCAAATTGAAATTATCGCCAATTTTTAAATCCATACTCTTAATTATGCCATATTTAGCAAAAATTACTTAAACAAATTGTTGATATCAACAGTAGTTCTAGAAGTTGCTATTCTTAGGTTTGCCTGATCAATTATTGGGTCCCTCATAATAGTTATACCATTTGATAACACTGATAATATTATCTAGAATTTTTTCAAGCTAGTTGTTTGGTTGGCTATTTCAATCGTACTATTTGTTTTGATCTTAATATTATCACAAATCAGATTCAAAGTTTTTGGGCTAATTGTGCTAAGTATATAAAAATAATGTTTGTCAAAATGAATATCATCATTTTTATCAAAAAGATTAATGTTTGATTGAAGTAGTAAAACAGTATCGCTTTTTGATAGTTTAAAACTGATATTAGATATATTTTTTGTGTGAATTTCTAAACTCCCAAATTCTAGTATTGTAACTATAGCCCCTTGGGTTTGCTTTTGGAACTCCTTTGCAATACCAAGTCTAGTTATGAAAATGTTTGGGTAAAGCCAATTTTTCACGTCTTCTTGTGCCAATGCATGACCATAAAGGCGCCGGTTCATTTTGTAAATTTTGTATTCTTTGCTCATTTCAAACTCCTTTGCCTTTTTAGTCTAATACTATTAGAATCGTCATATAGTTTAAGTATTAATGAGCACTCATCTGTGTTGTTACGTTTGGCGGTTGTTTTTTATATGGTGTTTTTTATAACATTTTCTAGTACATCAATGAATGAAACTTTGTCACCGACATTTAGTTTGTGTGTGTAAAATGTTGTAGCGTTCCAAAATATAAGATTCAATTTGAGTGTGGTGCCCAAAGTAATTTCTTGTTGTGGGATAAACTCAAGCCCATAATCTTCTAATGCCTCTTGGTGTACATTTTTTTCTCTTTTTTATACTTGGTAAGTATGAAATTGTATTTATACTCCTTTATACCAGTACCAATATCAGCTATTATGTTATGAACATATACCCCTTTTATTTTGTCGATGAACTCTTTTGGTGTTAATTCATAAATATTTCTGTTAATGATTTTCGATCTATCTTCTTAGTCCATATTAATAATATTGCGATTGGGAAATACAGATTTTATTGCCTCTTCAACCGTAATACCCTTAAATTCTTTA contains the following coding sequences:
- a CDS encoding BlyA family holin, with product MAVMIFVAVLVLRGLILPKPLLKNILSIVIDKIFRNGNDNNHIKKRG
- a CDS encoding DUF735 family protein, whose translation is MEIPNFLQDTQIYKLLIKETEYTQKLLNGIKALNSNFISIDAKENIKSRYIAIWISQVLSIFYAKTQTLKSVTSNINSVIFALRHIDTDESFRLIFKAFLNVDITALPNLRLVLLMFL